The following DNA comes from Cellulophaga sp. HaHa_2_95.
AGGTTTTATTGGAACGTCCTTGAAGCGTGATGAGTATATGGCTGAATGTAGTGATATTGATGATATCATTGTGATGACTAAAGCGGGGGAGATGATGATTACTAAGGTTGATTCTAAGACTTTCGTGGGTAAAAACATCATTCATGCTGCAATATTTAAGAAAAAAGATAAGCGCACCATTTATAATATGGTGTACAAGGATGGTAAAGGTGGTCCTAGTTATATTAAAAGATTTTATGTAACGGGGGTTACGCGTGATAAAATGTACGATTTAACAAATGGCAGTGCTAATTCTGATGTGTTGTATTTTTCTGAAAATCCTAATGGAGAAGCAGAGGTGATTTCGGTATTATTACGCCAAGCGGGAAGTATTAAGAAAATAAAATGGGATATAGATTTTGCTGATGTACTTATAAAAGGTAGGGCATCGAAAGGAAATATTGTTACGAAGTATCCTGTGAAGCGTATTGAATTGAAAGAGAAAGGTGTTTCTACATTAAAACCACGTAAAATTTGGTTTGATGATGTTGTAAGACGTTTAAATGTTGATGGCAGAGGTGAACTTTTAGGAGAATTTAGGGGGGAGGATAGACTTCTCGTAGTAACTCAAAAAGGATTTGTGAAAACCTTTTTACCGGAAATGACGACCCACTTCGATGAGGATATGATTGTCTTAGAGAAATGGATTCCGAATAAACCTTTATCTTCTATTTATTATGAAGGTGAAAAAGACCGGTATTATATTAAGCGTTTCTTAGTCGAAAATGAAAATAAAGACGAATTGTTTATTTCTGAACACTCAAAATCTGTTTTAGAAATTGTTTCTACAGATTGGCGTCCTGTATTTGAAATTGAGTTTTCAAAACCTAGAGGTAAGGATCAAAAACCAAATCAAACTATTGATGTAGAGGATTTTATAGCAGTTAAGGGGATAAAAGCTTTAGGTAATCAAGTGACTGCAGATAAGATAAAGAATGTAGATGCATTGGAGCCATTAGAGTATATCAGTCCTGAGGTTCCTGAAGAGAAGGAACCTAAAGTGGTTGATGGAAATCCTGAAGAAGGACAAACGGATACGGATGCACAGGAGCCAAAATCTAATGATGATACGGATAAAGAGGGTGATACAAATTCTCAAGCAACCTTATTTTAAAACCGATTATTTTGAAGAAGTTTTTTCAGGAGTTTAAGAGTTTTGCTATTAAAGGCAATTTAATAGATATTGCTGTTGGGGTTATCATAGGAGCCGCTTTTAATAACGTGGTTAATGTGCTGGTGAAAAAGGTTATTATGCCACCGCTTTCATTGTTAACAGAAGGGGTTAATCTTCATGAGAAGAAATATGTTTTAAGGCAGGCTACAGAGGTAAGTGCAGAAGTAGCAATTGGTTACGGTGAGTTGGTAGAAGTTTTAATTGACTTTGTGATTGTTGCATTTACCATTTTTGTTGTGGTGAAAGGATTTAATAGATTTAAAACTAAAGCCCAAGATCCTAAAAATAAAAATGTAGAAACACCTCGGGAAATAGAGCTTTTATCGAATATGGAAAAGCTTATGCAGGAACAAAATGAGCTGCTAAAGAAAAAGTAATTCGGTAAATTAAAATGTTAAACAAAGTGTGCATTCACTAGGAATAGTGGTATTTTTGAAAAATTAAAATTTTTAAATGGAATTAACGAATCCTCTAGTGTACGGTGCGCCGTGCTTTATTATCTTTATTTTATTAGAACTTACGTATAGCAAAAACCATGATGAGCATCATGATTTGTATGATTGGAAAGACCTTTTTGCAAGTGGTTTTATGGGTGTTGGTTCCGCTATTCTGGCGGCACTTCTAAAAGTTGTTTCGGCAATTGTAATTTTTACCTATGTATTTGAACTGTTTAATCCAGAGGTAAATGGTAAAAACATAAATATTCTTGGATATGAGTCATTTGGTTATGTTTGGTATGTGTGGTTGCTTTGTCAATTAGCAGATGATTTTACGTATTACTGGTTTCATAGAGCTAATCATGAAATAAGAATACTGTGGGCGGCTCATATTGTTCACCATTCTTCAGATAACTTTAACTTGGGTACTGCGGTTCGTAATGGTTGGTTTACACTCTTGTATAAGCCATTATTTTATATGTGGATGCCGGCAATTGGTTTTAAGCCAGAAATGGTGGTTTTTTGTTTAGGGATAGAGGCGTTATGGCAGTTTCAGCTTCATACCGTATTACTTCCGAAACTTGGTATTTTTGAAAAATTTATGAATACGCATACAATGCATCAAGTACATCACGCACAGAATGTGGAGTATTTAGATAAAAACCACGGTGGGTTTTTAAATATTTTTGATAGAATGTTTGGTACATGGTTGCCTTTAGATGATGGTATTGACGTTAAATACGGCGTTATTCATGCACCTAGTTCTAACAATCCAATTGTTATTCTTACACATGAGTTTAAGGATAT
Coding sequences within:
- the mscL gene encoding large conductance mechanosensitive channel protein MscL, with amino-acid sequence MKKFFQEFKSFAIKGNLIDIAVGVIIGAAFNNVVNVLVKKVIMPPLSLLTEGVNLHEKKYVLRQATEVSAEVAIGYGELVEVLIDFVIVAFTIFVVVKGFNRFKTKAQDPKNKNVETPREIELLSNMEKLMQEQNELLKKK
- a CDS encoding sterol desaturase family protein, producing MELTNPLVYGAPCFIIFILLELTYSKNHDEHHDLYDWKDLFASGFMGVGSAILAALLKVVSAIVIFTYVFELFNPEVNGKNINILGYESFGYVWYVWLLCQLADDFTYYWFHRANHEIRILWAAHIVHHSSDNFNLGTAVRNGWFTLLYKPLFYMWMPAIGFKPEMVVFCLGIEALWQFQLHTVLLPKLGIFEKFMNTHTMHQVHHAQNVEYLDKNHGGFLNIFDRMFGTWLPLDDGIDVKYGVIHAPSSNNPIVILTHEFKDIWTDMKKSPKLWHKLMYIFGPPGWSHDGSTLTVKQQQRLFKDHERKNPEVAYSRPN